The Saccharopolyspora gloriosae genome window below encodes:
- a CDS encoding response regulator: protein MIRVLIADDQEMVRAGFRMILDSQDSIEVVADVANGLDAVSRAKELRPDVCLMDIRMPGLDGLEATKQLAGPDVADPIKVVVVTTFDLDDYVASALANGASGFLLKDAGPALLIEAIHAASRGDALVSPQITVRLLKHFAKPPERPRRTVEPLRDALTERELDVVRATARGLTNVEIGAELFMSLSTVKTHLAAAQTKIGARNRVETASWAWRSGLMEE from the coding sequence ATGATCCGGGTGCTGATCGCGGACGATCAGGAGATGGTGCGGGCCGGTTTCCGGATGATCCTGGACTCGCAGGACTCCATCGAAGTCGTCGCCGACGTCGCGAACGGGCTGGACGCGGTGAGCCGCGCCAAGGAGCTGCGCCCCGACGTGTGCCTGATGGACATCCGGATGCCCGGCCTGGACGGCTTGGAGGCGACCAAGCAGCTCGCGGGCCCGGACGTCGCCGACCCGATCAAGGTCGTCGTGGTGACCACCTTCGACCTCGACGACTACGTGGCGTCGGCGCTGGCGAACGGCGCCAGCGGATTCCTGCTCAAGGACGCCGGTCCGGCGCTGCTGATCGAGGCGATCCACGCCGCGTCGCGCGGGGACGCCCTGGTGTCGCCGCAGATCACGGTGCGGCTGCTGAAGCACTTCGCGAAGCCGCCGGAACGGCCGCGCCGCACCGTGGAACCGCTGCGGGACGCGCTCACCGAGCGGGAGCTCGACGTGGTCCGGGCGACGGCGCGCGGGCTCACCAACGTCGAGATCGGCGCGGAGCTGTTCATGTCGTTGTCCACGGTGAAGACCCACTTGGCCGCGGCCCAGACGAAGATCGGCGCCCGCAACCGCGTCGAAACGGCGTCCTGGGCATGGCGAAGCGGCCTCATGGAGGAGTGA
- a CDS encoding amidohydrolase family protein, whose amino-acid sequence MSTALRLHAPIAVPCDATGSVIRDAVVDVDEQGRVSYCGPREGAPPRAQETEVRDCGGILLPGLINAHAHSPMTLLRGMGGDLPLLRWLREVIWPAEARLRPGDIRAGMELGAVEMLRAGVTTSAEMYFSGESVVEAVLAVGSRVVLAPAVISTPDLEGMGSWQGMVDDISKWIDADGTRFGPAERVELGYGAHSAYTLPPEALRFIGESAQRRGALVQVHVAEAADEDREQREKFGSVPALLDEVGMLDGRVLAAHCVHLSDADIALFARKGTGIAHCPGSNAKLASGTARLVDMLAAGIPVGLGTDGPSSNDDLDLWEEVQLAGMLARLSTGDATALSARSALLAATRGGAAALGRDDIGALEPGRWADIVHLDVDNPAFATGLDTPDEQLLSNLVWAAGSRSVRDVWVAGTEVLHDREPTRVDRRAVQAAARTASQHIRG is encoded by the coding sequence ATGTCGACCGCTCTGCGCCTGCACGCCCCCATCGCCGTTCCCTGCGACGCCACCGGGTCGGTGATCCGCGACGCCGTGGTGGACGTGGACGAGCAGGGGCGGGTGAGCTACTGCGGGCCCCGCGAGGGCGCGCCGCCGCGCGCGCAGGAGACCGAGGTCCGCGACTGCGGCGGCATCCTGCTGCCCGGCCTGATCAACGCGCACGCCCACAGCCCGATGACGCTGCTGCGCGGCATGGGCGGTGACCTGCCGCTGCTGCGCTGGCTGCGCGAAGTGATCTGGCCCGCGGAGGCGCGGCTGCGGCCCGGCGACATCCGCGCGGGCATGGAGCTCGGCGCCGTGGAGATGCTGCGCGCCGGGGTCACCACGAGCGCCGAGATGTACTTCTCCGGCGAGTCGGTGGTCGAGGCGGTGCTGGCCGTCGGCTCCCGAGTGGTGCTGGCCCCGGCCGTGATCTCCACTCCGGACCTGGAGGGCATGGGTTCGTGGCAGGGCATGGTCGACGACATCAGCAAGTGGATCGACGCCGACGGCACCCGCTTCGGCCCGGCGGAACGCGTGGAACTGGGCTACGGCGCGCATTCCGCGTACACGCTGCCGCCGGAGGCGCTGCGGTTCATCGGTGAGTCCGCGCAGCGGCGCGGCGCGCTGGTGCAGGTGCACGTGGCCGAGGCCGCCGACGAGGACCGGGAGCAGCGGGAGAAGTTCGGTTCGGTCCCGGCGCTGCTCGACGAGGTGGGGATGCTGGACGGCCGGGTGCTCGCCGCGCACTGCGTGCACCTGTCTGACGCCGACATCGCGCTGTTCGCCCGCAAGGGCACCGGAATCGCGCACTGCCCCGGTTCCAACGCGAAGCTCGCCTCCGGCACCGCGCGGCTCGTCGACATGCTCGCCGCGGGCATCCCCGTCGGCCTGGGCACCGACGGGCCGTCCAGCAACGACGACCTGGACCTGTGGGAAGAGGTGCAGCTTGCGGGCATGCTCGCCCGTCTGTCCACGGGGGACGCGACGGCGCTGAGCGCGCGCAGTGCGCTGCTCGCGGCGACCCGCGGCGGGGCCGCGGCGCTGGGCCGCGACGACATCGGCGCGCTGGAACCGGGCCGGTGGGCCGACATCGTGCACCTGGACGTGGACAACCCGGCGTTCGCGACGGGCCTCGACACCCCCGACGAGCAGCTGCTGTCGAACCTGGTGTGGGCGGCGGGTTCGCGCAGCGTGCGCGACGTGTGGGTGGCGGGCACCGAGGTGCTGCACGACCGCGAACCGACCCGGGTGGACCGCCGCGCCGTCCAGGCCGCGGCCCGCACGGCGTCCCAGCACATCCGCGGCTGA
- a CDS encoding DJ-1/PfpI family protein: MTRHIGILLFPGVEELDAIGPWEVLSFWTRGFPDDGYAVSTVSRDGGPVECAKGLTVSAGHSFADAPEFEVLLHPGGQGTRPMLTDERHLAWVREQRAAVPLMTSVCTGSLVYAAAGLLDGRPATTHWRSLELLAELDPTVEVRGEDRFVDDGDVITSAGVSAGIDMALHLVARFAGTSRAREVRRGIEYDPQPPI, from the coding sequence ATGACCAGGCACATCGGCATCCTGCTGTTCCCCGGGGTCGAGGAGCTCGACGCGATCGGCCCGTGGGAGGTGCTGTCCTTCTGGACCCGCGGCTTCCCCGACGACGGCTACGCGGTCTCGACGGTGTCCCGCGACGGCGGGCCGGTCGAGTGCGCCAAGGGCCTCACCGTCTCCGCCGGGCACTCCTTCGCCGACGCCCCCGAGTTCGAGGTGCTGCTGCACCCCGGCGGCCAGGGCACCCGGCCGATGCTCACCGACGAGCGCCACCTCGCCTGGGTGCGCGAGCAGCGCGCGGCGGTGCCGCTGATGACCAGCGTGTGCACCGGATCGCTGGTGTACGCCGCCGCCGGCCTGCTCGACGGGCGGCCCGCCACCACGCACTGGCGTTCGCTGGAACTGCTCGCCGAATTGGACCCGACCGTCGAGGTGCGCGGCGAGGACCGCTTCGTCGACGACGGCGACGTGATCACCTCGGCCGGCGTCTCGGCGGGAATCGACATGGCGCTGCACCTCGTCGCCCGGTTCGCGGGAACGTCCCGGGCGCGGGAGGTCCGGCGCGGCATCGAGTACGACCCGCAGCCCCCGATCTGA
- a CDS encoding FAD-binding oxidoreductase translates to MPVLLRTLTSGETSLEDGELDALRAGFRGPLIGPGDDLYEQACVVQNGMFHRRPALIARCSGTADVVDAVRLARDHDLLIAVRGGGHSVAGHSIHDGALLIDLSAMRGVDVDPQRRVARVQGGATWGDVDRETQLFGLAVPGGIVSSTGVGGLTLGGGIGWLHRAHGLACDNLRSAEVVTADGKVRRAGPEDPELLWALRGAGGNFGVVTAFEFDAHPLGPTVANGTAIYPAADAGQVLRAWRDWASGLPDEITTRAVLWTLPASPALPAELHDQDVLIIGAVHAGHVEDGMTALEPMRRFGTPLADLSGPAPYTAVQQAFDPFFPKGGLLSYWKSLYFRELDDAVLDLLVRRGRERPHPVTMLHVPLLGGAAGRVPAADTAFGDRNADYLLSVDANWTDADDTARAVRWVRDVLAEAESMPGAAGTYLNFSGEAVLDPGARASAYGDNLERLGRAKARYDPHNRFRLNNNIPPQG, encoded by the coding sequence ATGCCGGTGCTGCTGCGCACCCTCACCAGCGGAGAGACGAGCCTCGAAGACGGCGAGCTCGACGCACTCCGCGCCGGATTCCGGGGACCGCTCATCGGCCCCGGCGACGACCTGTACGAGCAGGCCTGCGTCGTGCAGAACGGGATGTTCCACCGGCGGCCCGCGCTCATCGCCCGGTGTTCCGGCACCGCCGACGTCGTCGACGCCGTGCGGCTCGCCCGGGACCACGACCTGCTGATCGCCGTGCGCGGCGGCGGGCACAGCGTCGCCGGGCACAGCATCCACGACGGCGCGCTGCTGATCGACCTGTCCGCCATGCGCGGCGTCGACGTGGACCCGCAACGCCGGGTCGCGCGCGTGCAAGGCGGCGCCACCTGGGGCGACGTGGACCGCGAGACGCAGCTGTTCGGGTTGGCGGTGCCCGGCGGGATCGTGTCCAGCACCGGAGTCGGCGGCCTCACCCTAGGCGGCGGCATCGGCTGGCTGCACCGCGCGCACGGGCTGGCCTGCGACAACCTCCGGTCCGCTGAGGTCGTCACCGCCGACGGGAAAGTGCGCCGGGCCGGGCCGGAGGACCCGGAGCTGCTGTGGGCGTTGCGCGGCGCGGGCGGGAACTTCGGCGTCGTCACCGCATTCGAGTTCGACGCGCACCCGTTGGGGCCGACCGTGGCCAACGGCACCGCGATATACCCGGCGGCCGACGCCGGGCAAGTGCTGCGCGCCTGGCGGGATTGGGCGAGCGGGCTGCCCGACGAGATCACCACCCGCGCCGTGCTCTGGACGCTGCCGGCGTCCCCCGCACTGCCCGCCGAACTGCACGACCAGGACGTGCTCATCATCGGTGCCGTGCACGCCGGGCACGTCGAGGACGGGATGACCGCGCTCGAACCGATGCGCCGGTTCGGCACTCCGCTCGCGGACCTCAGCGGGCCCGCTCCCTACACCGCGGTGCAGCAGGCCTTCGACCCGTTCTTCCCGAAAGGCGGGCTGCTCAGCTACTGGAAGTCGCTGTACTTCCGCGAACTCGACGACGCCGTGCTCGACCTGCTGGTGCGACGCGGCCGGGAACGGCCGCACCCGGTGACGATGCTGCACGTCCCGCTGCTCGGCGGCGCCGCCGGACGGGTTCCCGCCGCGGACACCGCGTTCGGCGACCGGAACGCGGACTACCTGCTCAGCGTCGACGCCAACTGGACCGACGCCGACGACACCGCGCGCGCCGTGCGCTGGGTGCGGGACGTGTTGGCGGAGGCCGAGTCGATGCCCGGAGCGGCCGGGACGTACCTGAACTTCAGCGGTGAGGCGGTGCTCGACCCCGGCGCTCGGGCGTCGGCCTACGGCGACAACCTGGAGCGCCTCGGGCGCGCGAAGGCGCGGTACGACCCGCACAACCGCTTCCGGCTCAACAACAACATCCCGCCGCAGGGCTGA
- a CDS encoding HdeD family acid-resistance protein, whose product MAWSTEESSAVHESLGRMGRSWGWLLAFGVLSVIAGIAVLTWPGATILVIAVLLGVQLLVGGVFWFGSALASEEKGTAVQIMLAVLGILAGVVVLRYPVQSAVAFPLVLGLFWTVNGVLETFHAVTRTHVTSRGWAMAAGLLGIVAGVVLLAYPGLGLVTLTYLLGIWLIVYGGITAARAVASRPEPAGSAVPPPAGAAHA is encoded by the coding sequence ATGGCGTGGTCGACGGAGGAATCCAGCGCGGTCCACGAATCGCTGGGTCGGATGGGGCGTTCCTGGGGCTGGTTGCTGGCGTTCGGCGTGCTGTCGGTGATCGCGGGCATCGCGGTGCTGACCTGGCCGGGCGCGACGATCCTGGTGATCGCCGTGCTGCTGGGCGTGCAGCTGCTCGTGGGCGGGGTGTTCTGGTTCGGCAGCGCGCTCGCGTCCGAGGAGAAGGGCACGGCGGTGCAGATCATGCTGGCGGTGCTGGGAATCCTCGCCGGCGTGGTCGTGCTGCGGTACCCGGTGCAGTCGGCCGTGGCTTTCCCGCTGGTGCTGGGGTTGTTCTGGACGGTGAACGGGGTGCTGGAGACCTTCCACGCGGTGACCAGGACGCACGTGACCTCGCGGGGGTGGGCGATGGCGGCCGGGCTGCTCGGCATCGTCGCCGGCGTGGTGCTGCTGGCGTACCCGGGCTTGGGCCTGGTGACGCTGACGTACCTGCTCGGCATCTGGCTGATCGTCTACGGCGGGATCACCGCGGCCCGCGCGGTGGCGTCGCGCCCGGAACCCGCCGGGAGCGCCGTGCCGCCCCCGGCGGGCGCCGCGCACGCGTGA
- a CDS encoding GtrA family protein, whose product MLPAGTAEQRTRSRPDGLLGQLLRFGLVGVVSATADYGSLLVMVTFGVWQEPARALSFVLGSTTAYLLNRRWTFVSRRDAKEAVAVAAVYAATFVLILTIYSLVRHSLPTSPWQVTIAWVVSQGIGTSFNFLTQRLLIFRR is encoded by the coding sequence GTGTTGCCAGCGGGAACAGCGGAGCAGCGCACGCGTTCGAGGCCGGACGGGCTCCTCGGGCAGCTCCTGCGGTTCGGCCTCGTGGGCGTGGTCAGCGCCACCGCGGACTACGGAAGCCTGCTGGTCATGGTCACCTTCGGGGTGTGGCAGGAACCGGCCCGCGCGCTGAGCTTCGTGCTCGGCAGCACCACCGCCTACCTGCTCAACCGCCGCTGGACCTTCGTCTCCCGCCGGGACGCGAAGGAGGCGGTCGCGGTGGCCGCCGTGTACGCCGCGACCTTCGTGCTCATCCTGACGATCTATTCGCTGGTCCGGCACTCGCTGCCGACGTCGCCGTGGCAGGTCACGATCGCCTGGGTGGTGTCGCAGGGCATCGGCACCTCGTTCAACTTCCTCACCCAGCGCCTGCTCATCTTCCGCCGCTGA
- a CDS encoding flavoprotein, translated as MIDATRTLALIGSAAGGVEHIRTGLIEPAMARGWRVAVTLTPTAGAWLAASGEVDRITQVTGLPCRIEPRMPSEPSPHPPIDCFLVCPATANTVSKLALGLGDSQAMTTVVEAIGAGTAPVVVFPTVNAAHHRHPAWKSHTSTLQDAGVHLLTGDDLWQPHEPRSGLEQKIPWNLILANLDTHVRPRG; from the coding sequence ATGATCGACGCGACGCGCACCCTGGCCCTGATCGGATCGGCGGCGGGCGGAGTGGAGCACATCCGCACCGGGTTGATCGAACCGGCGATGGCTCGCGGCTGGCGGGTCGCGGTCACGCTCACCCCGACCGCCGGGGCATGGCTGGCGGCCTCGGGCGAGGTCGACCGGATCACCCAGGTCACCGGACTGCCCTGCCGGATCGAGCCGCGGATGCCCTCCGAACCGAGCCCGCACCCGCCGATCGACTGCTTCCTGGTGTGCCCGGCGACGGCCAACACCGTCAGCAAGCTGGCGCTCGGCCTGGGCGACAGCCAGGCGATGACGACCGTGGTCGAAGCGATCGGGGCGGGCACCGCACCGGTCGTCGTCTTCCCCACCGTCAACGCCGCGCACCACCGCCACCCGGCGTGGAAGTCGCACACCTCGACCTTGCAGGACGCGGGCGTGCACCTGCTCACCGGCGACGACCTGTGGCAACCGCACGAACCGCGCAGCGGCCTGGAGCAGAAGATCCCCTGGAACCTGATCCTCGCCAACCTCGACACCCACGTCCGCCCCCGCGGGTGA
- a CDS encoding VOC family protein — MRVDLVTIVVDDYDRAIEFFVRTVGFELVEDSPSRTNDGRPKRRVVVRPPGGGTGILLARADGARQDAVVGDQVAGRVGFFLRVDDFDATYERLVAAGVEFASAPRAEPYGRVAVFSDVAGNRWDLLGPA; from the coding sequence GTGCGAGTAGACCTGGTCACGATCGTCGTGGACGACTACGACCGCGCCATCGAGTTCTTCGTGCGCACCGTGGGTTTCGAGCTGGTCGAGGACTCGCCGTCGCGCACGAACGACGGCAGGCCGAAGCGGCGGGTCGTGGTGCGACCGCCCGGCGGCGGAACCGGAATCCTGCTCGCGCGGGCCGACGGCGCGCGCCAGGACGCCGTGGTCGGCGATCAGGTCGCGGGCCGGGTGGGCTTCTTCTTGCGGGTCGACGACTTCGACGCCACCTACGAACGCCTGGTCGCCGCGGGAGTGGAGTTCGCGAGCGCACCGCGCGCGGAACCGTACGGGCGGGTCGCGGTGTTCTCGGACGTCGCCGGGAACCGGTGGGACCTGCTCGGCCCGGCCTGA
- the dcd gene encoding dCTP deaminase — translation MLLSDRDLRKELDEGRLELDPFDVAMIQPSSIDVRLDRFFRVFDNSKYTHIDPSQQQDELTSPVEVTGDDPFVLHPGEFVLGSTYESVRLPDDLAGRLEGKSSLGRLGLLTHSTAGFIDPGFFGHITLELSNVANLPITLWPGMKIGQLCLFRLSSPAEHPYGTTHAGSRYQGQRGPTPSRAHLNFQRVETRRD, via the coding sequence GTGCTGCTGAGTGACCGGGACCTGCGCAAAGAGCTGGACGAGGGCCGACTCGAACTCGATCCGTTCGACGTCGCCATGATCCAGCCGTCCAGCATCGACGTGCGGCTGGACCGGTTCTTCCGGGTCTTCGACAACTCGAAGTACACCCACATCGATCCTTCGCAGCAGCAGGACGAACTCACCTCGCCGGTCGAGGTGACCGGTGACGATCCGTTCGTGCTGCACCCGGGCGAATTCGTCCTCGGGTCGACCTACGAGTCGGTGCGGTTGCCGGACGATCTGGCCGGGCGGCTGGAGGGCAAGTCCTCGCTGGGGCGGCTCGGGCTGCTCACGCACTCCACCGCCGGGTTCATCGATCCCGGCTTCTTCGGGCACATCACGCTCGAACTGTCCAATGTGGCCAATCTGCCGATCACGCTGTGGCCGGGGATGAAGATCGGGCAGCTCTGCCTGTTCCGGTTGTCGAGCCCCGCCGAGCACCCGTACGGCACGACGCACGCGGGTTCCCGGTACCAGGGCCAGCGCGGGCCGACGCCGTCGCGCGCCCACCTCAACTTCCAGCGCGTCGAGACCCGACGCGACTGA
- a CDS encoding sugar porter family MFS transporter, which translates to MSTTQSRADGATTGHLGHVVMIASAAALGGFLFGYDTSVINGGVDAIQAHFNVGSALTGLVVSSALLGSAVGAAIAGGLADRIGRIKVMQIAAVLFVISAIASAVPFAIWDLAIWRIVGGIAIGIASVIAPAYIAEVAPAAYRGRLTSLQQLAIVLGIALSQLVNYGLAAAAGGSASNLLGPLQAWQWMLGVAAVPAVVYLVVSSLIPESPRYLVAAGQVDKARSVLAKIEAGDPDSKIDEIRAALGERKPKLSDLRGKFGVLPIVWVGMAIAALQQFVGINVIFYYSSSLWQSVGIQESDSLLLSLFTSIVNIVGTFIAIALVDKIGRKPLLVIGSIGMAVSLAVTGWAFSFAQVVGEDAVLPPGWGVVALISASAFVLFFASSWGVVMWVLLGEMFPPRIRAAALAVGTMTNWVANWLVTVSFPSMRDWNLPATYFMYALFAVISLVFVLRYLKETNGRSLEEMGS; encoded by the coding sequence ATGTCGACTACGCAGTCGCGCGCCGACGGTGCCACGACCGGGCACTTGGGGCACGTTGTGATGATCGCGAGCGCGGCGGCGCTCGGCGGCTTCCTCTTCGGCTACGACACGTCCGTGATCAACGGCGGTGTCGATGCCATTCAGGCCCACTTCAACGTCGGGTCGGCCCTGACCGGGCTCGTCGTCTCGTCGGCCCTGCTGGGGTCCGCGGTCGGCGCGGCCATCGCCGGTGGGCTGGCCGACCGGATCGGCCGGATCAAGGTCATGCAGATCGCGGCGGTGCTGTTCGTCATCAGCGCCATCGCCTCCGCCGTCCCGTTCGCGATCTGGGACCTGGCGATCTGGCGGATCGTCGGTGGCATCGCCATCGGCATCGCCTCGGTGATCGCCCCCGCCTACATCGCCGAGGTCGCGCCCGCGGCCTATCGAGGCAGGCTGACTTCGCTGCAGCAGCTCGCGATCGTGCTGGGCATCGCGTTGTCCCAGCTGGTCAACTACGGCCTGGCCGCCGCCGCGGGCGGTAGCGCCTCGAACCTGCTCGGGCCGCTGCAGGCCTGGCAGTGGATGCTCGGCGTGGCCGCGGTGCCCGCCGTGGTCTACCTGGTCGTGTCGTCGCTGATCCCGGAGTCCCCGCGCTACCTCGTGGCCGCCGGCCAGGTCGACAAGGCCCGCTCGGTGCTCGCGAAGATCGAGGCCGGCGACCCCGACTCGAAGATCGACGAGATCCGCGCGGCGCTCGGCGAGCGCAAGCCGAAGCTCTCCGACCTGCGGGGCAAGTTCGGCGTGCTGCCGATCGTGTGGGTCGGCATGGCGATCGCCGCGCTGCAGCAGTTCGTCGGCATCAACGTGATCTTCTACTACTCGTCGTCGCTGTGGCAGTCCGTCGGCATCCAGGAGAGCGACTCCCTGCTGCTGAGCCTGTTCACCTCGATCGTGAACATCGTCGGTACGTTCATCGCGATCGCGCTGGTCGACAAGATCGGCCGCAAGCCGCTGCTGGTCATCGGTTCCATCGGCATGGCGGTGTCGCTCGCGGTCACCGGCTGGGCGTTCAGCTTCGCGCAGGTCGTCGGTGAGGACGCGGTGCTGCCCCCGGGCTGGGGCGTCGTCGCGCTGATCTCCGCGAGCGCGTTCGTGCTGTTCTTCGCCTCGTCCTGGGGCGTGGTGATGTGGGTGCTGCTCGGCGAGATGTTCCCGCCGCGCATCCGCGCCGCCGCGCTGGCCGTGGGCACCATGACGAACTGGGTGGCGAACTGGCTGGTCACGGTGAGCTTCCCGAGCATGCGGGACTGGAACCTGCCCGCGACGTACTTCATGTACGCGCTGTTCGCGGTGATCTCGCTGGTGTTCGTGCTGCGCTACCTCAAGGAGACCAACGGTCGTTCCCTGGAGGAAATGGGCAGCTGA
- a CDS encoding alpha/beta fold hydrolase, giving the protein MESFRIEVPQQQLDDLAQRLARTRWPDEVADSGWEHGPPVEYLHGLVEHWRHRYDWREQEARLNEHPQFTSEIDGQRVHLLHVRSPEPDALPLLLTHGWPSSIAEYLDVIGPLTDPRGHGAAGAQAFHLVIPSPPGYGFSGPTAESGWGSERIARAWIELMSRLGYERYGVQGGDWGTWISREVALRAPERVVGVHTNGLITFPTGAPGEMEELTEVDHARMASWERYMNELYGYKLIQSTKPRSLAFALADSPVGQLAWIVGALREWTDCVESPDEALGVDRILTTVMLYWLTGTAHSSARSFVETPDTAEHAEAEGALAGLEIGRVPHGVAVFPKDVLAPVRPFAERLNNIVRWTEHDRGGTFPAAEVPDLFTADVREFFASLPR; this is encoded by the coding sequence GTGGAGTCGTTCCGGATCGAGGTCCCCCAGCAGCAGTTGGACGACCTGGCGCAACGGCTGGCGCGCACGCGCTGGCCGGACGAGGTCGCGGACAGCGGCTGGGAGCACGGACCGCCCGTCGAGTACCTGCACGGCCTGGTCGAGCACTGGCGGCACCGCTACGACTGGCGGGAGCAGGAGGCGCGGCTCAACGAGCATCCGCAGTTCACCAGCGAGATCGACGGCCAGCGGGTGCACCTCCTGCACGTCCGCTCGCCCGAACCGGACGCGCTGCCGCTGCTGCTCACGCACGGCTGGCCGAGTTCGATCGCCGAATACCTCGACGTGATCGGCCCGCTGACCGACCCGCGTGGGCACGGAGCCGCAGGCGCTCAGGCGTTCCACCTGGTCATCCCGTCGCCGCCGGGCTACGGATTCTCCGGCCCCACGGCGGAATCCGGCTGGGGCTCCGAGCGGATCGCGCGCGCGTGGATCGAGCTGATGAGCCGCCTCGGCTACGAGCGCTACGGCGTGCAGGGCGGCGACTGGGGCACCTGGATCTCCCGCGAAGTCGCGCTCCGCGCCCCGGAACGAGTCGTGGGCGTGCACACCAACGGGCTGATCACGTTCCCCACCGGCGCTCCCGGCGAAATGGAGGAGCTCACGGAGGTGGACCACGCGCGGATGGCGTCGTGGGAGCGCTACATGAACGAGCTCTACGGCTACAAGCTCATCCAGTCCACCAAGCCGCGGTCGCTGGCGTTCGCGCTGGCGGACTCCCCGGTCGGGCAGCTGGCGTGGATCGTCGGTGCGCTGCGGGAGTGGACGGACTGCGTCGAGTCGCCGGACGAGGCGCTCGGCGTCGACCGGATCCTGACCACGGTGATGCTGTACTGGCTGACCGGCACGGCGCACTCCTCGGCGCGGTCCTTCGTGGAGACTCCCGACACCGCCGAGCACGCCGAAGCCGAAGGTGCGCTGGCCGGGCTGGAAATCGGCCGGGTCCCGCACGGCGTCGCGGTGTTCCCGAAGGACGTGCTCGCCCCCGTGCGCCCGTTCGCGGAACGCCTCAACAACATCGTCCGCTGGACCGAGCACGACCGCGGCGGCACCTTCCCCGCCGCCGAAGTCCCGGACCTGTTCACGGCCGACGTCCGCGAGTTCTTCGCCTCCCTGCCCCGCTGA
- a CDS encoding Scr1 family TA system antitoxin-like transcriptional regulator, which yields MARTSPTFRRRRLARTIKRLREQAGMTQDRAASELDMSKSALSRKETGETAATVHEVRSMMDLYDSYDPDVLDLARAAKQRGWWRAYGVEDRGYVDLETEASWVRELSLMYIPGLLQTEDYMRAIFAADRLRRSQRELDDQVVVRSIRQQQLFDSEQPLRLTAVVDEVALRRPMVEPNVMRSQLTHVLEVISLDTIDLRVLAASAGPHIGLDGAFTLLEFPDPADDEMLYIAHPAGSIHVEKNSEVRRARLVFEQLRADALTAGATVELIGRIAREL from the coding sequence GTGGCCCGCACCAGTCCCACGTTCCGCAGGCGCCGGCTCGCGCGCACCATCAAGCGGCTGCGCGAACAGGCCGGGATGACCCAGGACCGGGCCGCGAGCGAGCTGGACATGTCGAAGAGCGCGTTGAGCCGCAAGGAAACCGGCGAAACCGCGGCCACCGTGCACGAGGTCCGCTCGATGATGGACCTCTACGACAGCTACGACCCCGACGTCCTCGACCTCGCCCGCGCAGCAAAGCAGAGAGGCTGGTGGCGGGCGTACGGAGTGGAGGATCGTGGCTATGTCGACTTGGAGACCGAAGCCTCCTGGGTCCGCGAACTCTCCCTGATGTACATCCCGGGCCTGCTCCAAACCGAGGACTACATGCGAGCGATCTTCGCGGCCGACCGGCTACGTCGGTCTCAGCGCGAGCTCGATGACCAGGTAGTGGTCCGGTCGATTCGGCAGCAGCAGCTCTTCGACTCTGAGCAGCCGCTCCGGTTGACCGCCGTAGTTGATGAGGTGGCACTCCGCAGACCCATGGTCGAGCCGAATGTGATGCGCTCACAGCTGACGCACGTGCTTGAGGTGATCAGCTTGGACACGATCGATCTTCGCGTGCTCGCTGCCTCTGCCGGACCGCACATCGGGCTCGACGGTGCGTTCACGTTGTTGGAATTCCCTGACCCGGCCGACGACGAGATGCTGTACATCGCCCATCCTGCGGGCTCGATTCACGTTGAGAAGAACAGTGAAGTGCGCCGAGCCAGGCTGGTGTTCGAGCAGCTGAGAGCCGACGCGTTGACAGCTGGCGCCACGGTCGAGTTGATTGGACGGATTGCCCGTGAGCTGTGA
- a CDS encoding DUF397 domain-containing protein produces the protein MYSVDLSAVTWKKASRSGGGNNGNCIEVACGLATWRKSSRSGGGSGNNCVEVAFAGPAVAVRDSKEPDGPALAFTPGTWRAFLQRLPR, from the coding sequence ATGTACTCGGTTGATCTATCGGCCGTGACCTGGAAGAAGGCTAGCCGTAGTGGCGGCGGGAACAACGGCAATTGCATCGAGGTAGCCTGCGGCCTGGCAACTTGGCGAAAGAGCAGCCGCAGCGGCGGCGGGTCTGGAAACAACTGCGTCGAAGTCGCGTTCGCCGGGCCTGCGGTTGCGGTGCGGGACTCGAAGGAACCGGACGGCCCCGCGCTCGCCTTCACCCCCGGAACGTGGCGCGCGTTCCTCCAGCGCTTACCGCGCTGA